The Euwallacea similis isolate ESF13 chromosome 12, ESF131.1, whole genome shotgun sequence region AAGTATAGCAAATACCTGTTCCCTCAAAGGTGTAGTAATTTGGTCAACCTCATCACTAATTGCATTGCCCTCTTCCAGATTCTTCGTATTCTTTTGCTTTTCTCTAGCAGCTTTTATCATATCCTTCAAACGAGATGAAGCAGTTGGTTTCGTTCCACCTCGTCCTTTCACCTTCTGTCTTGTTCGTTCGGCAATCGGTTGTTGTtgctccaattttttttctggaagcATTTCGACCCAATTGGTCTCTTTTAGACGATCCAAGTTGGCAAACCTTTTATCTAAGTTTTCTACCTGTAAAAGTCTTATAAGATTTACCTGATAAGTATTTAAtacaaacaattattatttacttgaaTATAGAGCATATCCCAAAAACCGTGAAGATCTTCACAAGttatagttttttcattgaatttcTGTGTCTGACATTGAATAATTAGATTTCGGaactgattaaattttttggtaatGAGCAGTTTTGACTGTCCTACAGCTACATTGATTGATGATGTGGCTTCTTCCAGAATGTCAGGGCTTTCCAGATATTCTTCCCATTTCtggttttatgaaaaatttataaataaatatatcaaaatccATAGGGAAACggacaaaaaatataacaatgtATTAGTATATTATATCTTATTGAAACATGTGTCTAccatattatattatattttttttacctcaTATACCGATTTAATCCTGTCAATTTCAGAGTTGAGTACATGCATAAAATAATCAGCCCCATTTTGTGGACTAGTGTGAGTTCTCAGGTAATCTCCCACAGCGGGttccaactttttttcatCTGTCTTAtggcatattttaaattcttgtaGGGCTTTAtcttttcctgaaaaaaaacaaaacagtttttaagtgttttattttatagtttccATTATTACCTCGTGATTGCGTAACAAACGGACTAATATATACTGGCGCTGTAGCAAGGGTTTTAGGTGTTTCGTTAACATGCATATTAACTGGTGTAGCTTTTGAAATGTGAGATTTCCCTTGTTCTTTACTTAAGACTGTTTCATTTTTTCGTGATGTTGCCGGAACAATGTTTATAGGGATACCATTTTTCTTACTATTTCCCTTTACTAGTTGTTTAAGggctttatttttcaaattctcctTATTAAGTACTTGTTTACGTTCTTTCGAAGGGTCATTTTTACGCGTGTTGATGGGTCCTGCACTAGATTTGTTTAcctaattaaagaaaataaaactctattttaagaaatttgatttcaaattactgttcataaaaaaatatgacctcTTAACAAAAAGAGGACACTACAAATATTACCTTTTTCTCTTGAGTTCCTCCTATATTTGTTGTAGCTGCAGATCGCAAAACCCGTCCATGTGGTACTGATGTAGATGGTTTAGTCCGAGCACTTGTAACTGTACTAGTCTTCTGAGGTACctatttataaattatgaaaaacacCCAAACTGATAATATAATGACTATTGTACTGAGGGATAATAGTTTCTTTTACATGAATTATGTCTGAGAATAGTGTGAAATTCCATTGTAACAACAACCTTTACTGTTGTGTGTgggtttattttcaaaaattaaaaaaagagcaAATAATCCAATCTTCTTCAGACATATTGAACATATTTATTACCTACACATAGCAATGCTAGTAGTCaccttttaaatttcttaccGTCTTTAttgaaaagttgttatttgcaaaattatagGTACTAAGGCCTTTTGGAGGGACAAACACATGATTCTTTGGAGCAAACTGTGAACTTTTGTTAACTGTTGGTATTAATTTTCCCTTAATAGTTCTGTTCACATTATCGAGATTCAATCTAGTTTCTTGAGTAACATGGCATACTTTGAAAATAGGTTTTTGCTTGGCCTTCTCTAATCGcttcttcttttctttctcTGTTTTCCAGACTGCTAACATTTCCAGTCTTTTCTTGcttaacacattttttgaaggacttttgatataattttttgcaggAGACTTTTTTCTATTGTCAGGAACATTTACATTACAATTCCTTTTAGGGAATGGTGAAACGTATGGGCTCATATTAGCATCAATGTTCCTTCGGGCGTAAGTGTCTGTTTcccttttcatttttctctctAACAATAAGGATTCTTTACGATCTTCTATTGTGCGGATAGGGTTACCGCATCGAAGTTTTGTCCAGTGCATTTTCATATAGTCAGCTAAATCCATAATAATTATGTTCGATGATGCACCAAAgataaaaactgaatttaataatttaaactatCAATACACCTTCCttagtttttaaatatcttgGAAAAACCGTTAATATGAAACCAAAACATTCAAGGTTTCGAATAATGACAGTTGACAAGACTTCAGTCTCAGTCAATAACATGTGACGTAAATCGATATTCATTCTCACTCTCACATGTTCTAACAAAATCCGGATTCAGATTGTTAGCTGGGAAATATCTACAAAAtcttattttatagaaatagaCTTAATTTAGAGAGATCGAAgggtaataataatataaaaatagatatttttctgCATTTAACAATTTTGACGTAATATTACGTTGGTAATATTACTAAGATAGAGTCTACTATCCGATTAAATCTAAGATAAAATCTCgttatatgtttttaaataactataaaggttacataacatttttagaGATCTTATTCTAAAGGAACATGCGAcagtgaaaatgaaatttttggcaaacacaattaataaaaaaatttaatcagctaATTTCATTGCACAACCAATTTAATTCTCATTCTCACTCGTTTCTATGAAAGAAGAATTTTGTTATGATAGCACGAATgagtaatattttaggtaattCTGCTGAAAATTTTTGTCAGTCATTTGATGACGAACACATCGTCATTTATCTTTTGAAACTGACcacatgaaaatttgtttaatggtTGAATATTATTCAGATTTAGAATCCTGATCGATATATTGTGCAAATTTCTGACTATTTTCGATCATCCGAAATTGGTTTACATTTTTGCTGGAACAGACATGTAATATATAAGGagttatgttaaaattttcaggataagattgataaaaaaaacattgtgaATGGCGATGATTGAgagtaacaataataaatagacTTTATTTATCTCATCCTTACATAAACTGATGTTTTATCGATAATGTATTATCGATATTCCAACATCTCAAAATCGGCCATTTATTCGGATTTGAAGTTGAAAATCGACATCGAAGTCGATataaccacaaaaaaaaagttatggctGCAGTTTAGTTTGaaccataatttatttttcctgtaatttttcattaattttggcTTAATTTACCTGCAAAAATGACCTCCGGACATGGAATGTTGCCGCCAGATCCTTTAGTCAGCTTCAAAGATACTATGGGGCATGTACattgtttgaattttccaaaaaggaACCCGGACTACTCCGATATTCTTTTGGCTGGAACTGAGAGGGGAGAGGTTTTCTTTTGGGATTTAGAGGTTTGTTGACACAAATTGATAAACAATATTTCATTATGAGTGAACGTAGACTCTTGAAAGCGAATTTATGGAATTTAGTAATCTTATTCTCAGCTTACTTCTTGTCTTCACACTGAGTTGAACAGCATGCGAGCTTAAGTACTTGCAGTTATATTCATTACTTTTGATATCTTATTATTGAATGCAAGTCAAGATTTTGGTAGTTACATACAAGCTCACATTTGGGGTTCAAGTTtctttttagttaaaaatatcatttgcACTCATATATGTAATTCATGGCATATCTACCTGCAACAACTTACAATATTGCTTGTTATAGGGATAACACTTAAACCTTATCAaggtatattattttttttagtgcaaCAGATTACAATTCAAACAGAAGATGGGTCAGTCTATTCAAGCTATACATTCAATAGAATACCACATTATAACTCAGGAAAAGAGTGGTTTAATTAAACTGTGGTCCATTGAAAACAACACGGGATACAAGtgagtataaaaataaaatcataataaaaGAGGATAATTTTCCATGATGATATTTAAtctagtttttataaatatatattggaggaaatatgtaatttatttatatgtagACCACAAAGAAGTATCCAATCATATGGGGGCTTTTGTAAAAGCATTCTGGTCAGCAATCAACTAGTTTTATCACAAGAGGCAGGAAGACTTGATACGATAGATCTGGAGACCTTTAAGACTGTAAGACAATTTGTACCTGATCGCACTGACAAAGTTGGAAACCCTATGTGCCTTGAATTCTTTGAAATTAGAGGTACACTGTATTTGTTTGCTGGATATGAATGTGGTAAGTTTGTATTACAAAAGTTGCTATTATCAAGTTCCTATTTTCATACTTGACAGTAGTGTAGCAATAGAATATGTTTTCAGGACTTTTAATTGTGTTTGATTATGTTACTGCCAAAAAATGCTGccagttaaaatttaaggaaTTCATTACCTCAATAACTTTCGATCCAGGTACTTTGAGAGGTGTAGTTGCTAATTCATCAGATACTTTGCAAATATTTAGGTATGTAGAATTTGTGTAAATTATCTCAATAGCTTCTATTTGATTGATTTGGTATCAATTTCTAGATTTGAACTAGATACTCTTAAGTTTGTTATACAAGCAGAATTAGCCATGTCAAATTCCGGTTGCCAAGTAGTGAAGTTTAGACCTGACCATAAATTGCTCTTGGCAGGAGGATGGGATGGGCGATTGAGGtattaaaattgcataaaaaacaagaaatgataaataatatatgtgtttttttctgttataGGGTGTATTCTTGGCGAACACTCAGGACCCTTGTCATATTAAGAGAACACAAGAAGCAAGTTTCTGATATTCAGTTTTCCCCGAGTATTGTTCGCTACTGggattcaaaaatatttgcttcagGTTAGTTTGACTGACTTACAGGATGACACGGAAAAAAGGTTACAACCCATGTATCTTATCTATGATTGATTTATCTATACATCATTTATCTACATCTAGATTGTTAATGCCTTCTACttatacaattttcaaaaataattaaaaccatttGGAAATTGGAACCTAAAGTAGTGCTTAGCCTTGCTTGTGCTTCTATTAAGGTgaaattttcatgttattaATATCACATTATAGTAGTAGCagtctaaaaattttatttcagtcagtgcaataaaaaagttataaagaCGGACAATTTCTCGGAAACATTGAGTATCTGcgtaaaataataatctttttcttgttttaggCTCGGCGGATGGAACTGTTTCGTTGTGGAATGTTTATCACTCTTATACGTACTGAGAACTTCTGCAGCAGTATGATTTATAACAAGTCCGTGAAGCGCtgttattcattttttttacgaatttttagGTCTATATTACAAATCCTAACTCGAACAccctttttttggaaaaagggAACATAAAAAACGATCAAAACAACAGTAAACTGAAAGCAGTTTGAATATTTAACATTCAATAATTTGAACGCCTTCGTCTGCTTGAGTAAACAGTAGAATGCGATCAAATCAAACcgaaaagttaaataaaaagttaaccaaagtactataattttttaaagcaaattcgATTCTCACAGGCAGCTATTCGTTGCGtgatatgtatattttttccgGTCTTAATTAGTTCTGAGAGACTGAAAATCAGATTTAAGAtcatgtttttaatgaaataccAAGATGTTGCCGCTCTAAGTCTACATATTTGATCTTTTTTGTTGAGTCTTGTACTCGGCTTTTGGTAGTTTTAACCATTTTAGAGGAGGTTTAAGTTTATTAGtcttgaaatattattagattAAGTCTAAAGTTACcgaatgaaatttaattttctttgttataggcaatgtaaaatttcttattacatATGTTTTCTATCAATTAAACGACGATGTCttcgtatttttttcaaaaactagaGTTTGTTTAAGTGATTTTGTATTGTTCTAAAAGTTtaattgtgatattttttaacttctctatttttccatgaaatcgaaagaaaagattttatatataaaatgttaataaaaaagtccAGACACActataattgttttatttctcacCAAGCATGCCTcagtgtaaaaaaattagtaagtGAACAAAGTAAAcggtaataattatttaggaaaaattgcagtcgtttttaaattttttttttcttaaaatcaacGTATTTTCTTACTGTAACCTTAGTGGATAATAATGTTATCCTACAGGTAATCTTATATACATTgcaatattcaatttttcgcgtgtaaataatatatttataaaataagtagcaaatgtatttgaaattgacGGGTTTCAAATGTCGCAAATGTAAGTACATAATATGTTCGCCTTATTGTCAATATTCTTGACTTGGTTTGACCTATATAGAAAGCAGATCTTTTTGTAGATTAAGCgacagtaaaaaagaaaatattatacgAAACACTTACTGTTTCTGCTatattataaatgtttaataataatttcattgaaaCCGTAGTACAAACCTTCGTGTTTGTTGATCGTGAggaatataaaagaaaacatgaattttctttcagttAAGACCGCATTTTGTAACAACACCCTAATGTGATAGTATGAGTTGCAAAACACCTAAACTATCTTCATGAATAATCACTATACATTACTATATACTGTATGGTTGTAAACAAACAGATTTACCTGGACCGTATCTATGCAATAATATCAATAAGTTTTCAGacaatctaaaaaaatctattaactaCTTATTCAATAATCTCAAGACTCGCTATTTTAAGATTCAACTATTAAAAGTATCAAATCTGCTGAAAGTGATTTTAGATATTCAAGCAACTAATCATTGGTTGCATCAAGGTACATGTATCAGAGTGGAAAATGTAGGTAAATTTTAAgttcgccatattttcaagaagcATCTTGACTCGGAACACAAAccttttgttaattagataacactgaaagaaaattaaatttgatacacTTACGGTCGTTTCAGTGCTCGTTCatattttccagcaaaaagCTCATTCTATAACAAGACATCTACTGAACTTATGACATAAATAACTAATTCATACAAGGCTAATCAATAATTTCAGAACTAGATATTTCCAGAGTTATATATCAAAGTTAGCAGATTTGCTGAAAGTGAATTGAAATGTTTAAGCAACTAACCATTAATCGTATTAAAGTAGATACCTACCGACAAGTAGTTATTTTAACGATGACGTGTCTCTGTAATTGCCTTGGACTTAGATACAATCGTGACCGTCGAAAGTGTTTGACGCCCCAAATGGATAAGTGATGGAAATAAAACacccttttaatttttttaatgattgcTATTCCAGTAAATAGAATTAATACATTGTCACACATACAATTTTCATACAtcaaatttggttaaaaataattgcaacataatttctctaaaatttcacaattttttaaacgcctatattatacaaattatttaatttctgttCAAATAATGCCTCGAATTCAGTGATGTTTCCGATTTACCTAATCTTAGTTTTGTCTTGGTGATATAATCTATCTGGTGCCAAATATACCCTTACTAGTACATACTTAGTTGACCCAATAATTTTATACAACTttagagtaattttttatgatacaaaatttacaaacaGTTCCTGAAAGGTTAATTTTACTTTGTACACACACGTGATAATTTTTAGGACACCAGAGAAATAATACCACTTACAATAAGAAATTTACAATCCCAAAATAGAAGACAATAATTCGCACACATTCAGTCTTACATTCGAAAAGTGTTGCTCTACAGTGTATAGTAAAAGATAGGAACTTAAACTTAATCATACAATGAAGCGAAAAtataagttaaattaaaaaaatggcagtcaaattcaaaaataaaatggcaaaaCTTCACAATTATTAtgcagtaaaaaaattgaactatataatttttaaaaatcccttATTGGCTATATTCTTAAGAGACCTCAAAACAGTCTCTCCGTATGGTACAGTGGGAGGTGGCTCTGTTTCGAAGTCGTCGTTTTTATTGTAGTTCTCTTATTTAAGATCATCAaaccttaaaataattttaataaaaatatataaaagtttACAATAATatgatttcttaaaattatttcatagaactttttaaaaaacattattaatagAGCTTTTAAcgtatacattaaaaaaacaataaatacatCTATAACTGTAgaacacttatttttttaaactaaaacaggATCAAGTTTGGCTGGAGCTCaatttctctaatttatcTCGGCTTGGCAAAGATATGTAGACAAAATTGGGCTGTACTTTGGAAAACGAATATTAAACTAGAAAtggcaattatttttaaacgcgCTGAAGCAAGTACTTTTAAACCTAATCCAAATAAATACAGTTTTAAAATGCTTACATCGTTATAATATGGTATATGTAAAGAGgatattattatcaaaaactttCCCTTACAAACTAAGAAAGGCCTCTTAGCAACCTTTTTCTTTGGACCTGAATGATCCTCGTTGGATTTTTAGTCAAAACATATTGCACAATATCTGTCGCCTGAAAGCACCCGAGGTGCCTTCGTGGTCGACACACCCATAAGAGTCGATGGAAATTAAACTTCAAACTTAAACCTCGATTAAAgacctaaaatttcatttggtAGGGCTGCTAAGAAAATGGGTCCTTCTCAGCCAAAATTGCTTCAATCAGTTTCGgatttattgatatttcaCCATTGCattgaaacaataataataagttatattaaagaaatataaatgaCACTTGTGTAACTATTGTACTATTGGAACTGTTAACAACATATTAGCCTAGTTTTTAAACTACCTATAGTATACGCATAGGTATATGCCGGTGTGTAGTTTAATGCTATTGTGGCAAAATGAACTTTGGAGAAATATCAATTTAGTTACTTGTGGCATAATGGCTGTGTCGAAATGGCATAGTTCTAGTCAAAAAGACTGTAATggacgtttgttgattttttcaacgttttaacgcgaattttctgaaatatttcttatgGCTAGCTGTTTTGGATTCGTAATTTACCTCGATTTTTTGAGGATGATTCTCGCTTACTTATTCAGACTAACCTCCTCCATGGGTAACAAATATATCTTGTTCTTTTAAACCGACTTGTAGCAGGTTAGTACTACACGATCTTTTTTATAAAGTGGCTTTAGCCTTACTAAGACGCAAAAGGTAAAATCTAATACAGTCACTCATTTTTTAGGAAACTGTGAAGCAATTTTTATGGGCGTTTAACATAACAATTTGATAACAAATAGCACAAAAACATAACgttttaacaattattggctaaacattaaaaactacatttaatagTTATGTATGTGGTTTTATGCTAATATTAATGAACGCAATTTTTCACCGCTGAATTTTCCGTTTGTCATTATGTAAGGCCAAAAAGTTTGTAGTTTTCCCAAAAGTGacgttttctttatttatataaacccCGCGTCCAAAAACCTCTCACAGGGGATTAgagttttttgtttcaaaacttttgattttttctaagaaaagtggtaccgaattttttttttttttcaaaaatcgtcACTAATccaatttgacaaattttagGACGCGCGGAAAAGTTTGAAGTGTAAATGtgtaaaatttgaatgcaaaacttaaaaaaaacacccgCTGAACTTTGttgttgaaattttggaaGACTGCACATACAAGGGTGGCTAAAAAAGTGCTCGGAGTGTAGCCAAGTGATAGTGTCAATATTCTGTCATATCGACCCGAGTGGTGTTTTCGAGTGGCACTTTTTGAGACGCCCTCgtatgtattaataaaaagtgaaacaAAGACAAAAATCCCTGGAGTGACATTTTTTGTAAGTAAATGTGTAACCGTTTTGGTAAAATTACCCGAAAAGTGTGTGTTGTATGTGTGTATGTAAAAATGGAATATAtcgatttttatatattattgtaaaaaaatgataaagcaacctctttttgaaaaaata contains the following coding sequences:
- the LOC136412696 gene encoding disks large-associated protein 5-like, whose protein sequence is MDLADYMKMHWTKLRCGNPIRTIEDRKESLLLERKMKRETDTYARRNIDANMSPYVSPFPKRNCNVNVPDNRKKSPAKNYIKSPSKNVLSKKRLEMLAVWKTEKEKKKRLEKAKQKPIFKVCHVTQETRLNLDNVNRTIKGKLIPTVNKSSQFAPKNHVFVPPKGLSTYNFANNNFSIKTVPQKTSTVTSARTKPSTSVPHGRVLRSAATTNIGGTQEKKVNKSSAGPINTRKNDPSKERKQVLNKENLKNKALKQLVKGNSKKNGIPINIVPATSRKNETVLSKEQGKSHISKATPVNMHVNETPKTLATAPVYISPFVTQSRGKDKALQEFKICHKTDEKKLEPAVGDYLRTHTSPQNGADYFMHVLNSEIDRIKSVYEKWEEYLESPDILEEATSSINVAVGQSKLLITKKFNQFRNLIIQCQTQKFNEKTITCEDLHGFWDMLYIQVENLDKRFANLDRLKETNWVEMLPEKKLEQQQPIAERTRQKVKGRGGTKPTASSRLKDMIKAAREKQKNTKNLEEGNAISDEVDQITTPLREQVPHRAISNKRNLGKSILKPDGYKSTGKKSVVFRRSMSPSFDDNATNTVKQSNTAKKNISFSSDDEKENTPRIRRRSARLSMK
- the LOC136412643 gene encoding guanine nucleotide-binding protein subunit beta-like protein 1, encoding MTSGHGMLPPDPLVSFKDTMGHVHCLNFPKRNPDYSDILLAGTERGEVFFWDLECNRLQFKQKMGQSIQAIHSIEYHIITQEKSGLIKLWSIENNTGYKPQRSIQSYGGFCKSILVSNQLVLSQEAGRLDTIDLETFKTVRQFVPDRTDKVGNPMCLEFFEIRGTLYLFAGYECGLLIVFDYVTAKKCCQLKFKEFITSITFDPGTLRGVVANSSDTLQIFRFELDTLKFVIQAELAMSNSGCQVVKFRPDHKLLLAGGWDGRLRVYSWRTLRTLVILREHKKQVSDIQFSPSIVRYWDSKIFASGSADGTVSLWNVYHSYTY